GAGCGCCGGTACGCTGATACCGGTTTTCAGAATATCCAGCTTGATTGCTTTGGCATCAGCTTCATTAATTAACGCGTGGTCGACTGCCGGGACTGGGTCTTGCCAGATCAGTGCTTCGTCGGGTGCTGTATTACCCAGATATCGAGTGCGTGGCCCCATATCGCGGTGTGTCAGCTTGTACCAGGCTTTGGCAAAGGCCAGGCGATATTCTTCCGGGTTCGCTAAAAAGCGTTCGGCAATTTTACGATACTCAGGGTCGTACTTGAGTGCCAGATCTGCGGTCGTCATAACTGGCGAATTGAATTTCCCTTTAACGTGCGCATCCGGCACTGAAGTGTGTAGTGCTTCGTCTGTTGGGATCCATTGAATCGCGCCGCCGGGACTGCGGGATTGCTGCCATTCAAAGTTCAACAGGTTTTGCAGATATAATGTAGTCCAGCGAGTTGGAGCCTGAGTCCAGGCGCCTTCCAGCCCACTGGTGACGGTGTCTTCTGAGTGGCCTTTGCCACATTTGTTTTTCCAGCCTAGCCCTTGCTCTTCAATAGCAGCACCACCAGGTTCTTTGCCAACGCATTTGCTGGCTTTGTGGGCTCCATGCATTTTACCGAAGGTGTGGCCACCAGCGATCAGCGCCACCGTTTCTTCGTCATTCATGGCCATGCGACCAAACGCGACGCGGATGTTTTTCGCTGAGCCTACCGGATCGGGCTTACCTTTGGGACCTTCCGGATTGACGTAGATTAAGCCCATATGAGTGGCACCCAGCGGGCGCTGGAGTTTACCGTCTTTTTCTTCGCGATCACTGGCCAGCATTTCAACCTCCGGACCCCAGTAGACCAAATCAGGCTCCCAGTCATCCGTTCGGCCACCGGCAAACCCATAGGTTTTGAAGCCCATATTCTCAAGACCAACGGTGCCGGCCAGAATCATCAGGTCGCCCCAGGAGATTTGCTCTCCATATTTTTGCTTGAGTGGCCAAAGCAGGCGTTTTGCTTTATCGAGGTTGCCATTGTCAGGCCAACTGTTGAGTGGATCAAAGCGCATTTGTCCGCCATCACCGCCGCCGCGACCATCTAGTGTCCGGTAGGTACCAGAGCTGTGCCACGCCAGGCGAATAAACAAAGGCCCATAATTGCCCCAATCCGCTGGCCACCAGTCTTGTGACGTTGTCAGTAATTCGTTCATATCATGCTTGAGCGCAGCTATATCTAACTGGTTAAATGCCTGAGCATAATCAAAGTTTTCGCCGAGTGGGTTGGAGCGGCTGTCGTGATCACGCAGAGGCGACAGGTCAAGTTGGTCTGGCCACCAGAACTGGTTCGATTTGGCCACGCCTGTGGGTACATGACCACTACCGACGGCGCCTTTTGGTTTACTGATTTCGCTATTAGAGTGGCTGGCTTGCTGAGCATCATTGTTGCTTGCGCAGGCGCTCAGACCCGTGATCGCAACACCCACCAATGCGGCCAGTGCTGACTTTTTAAACATCATCGTTGTTGTCATAAGGGTTACCTTTTTTCTTCAACATACCTGTCGACCAGCCAGATCTACCCGGTCGTCAGTGCATCTACTTAATTCTCTGAGAGTATAATTTTTTGTTTGCAAAATTGTTAATAGGATTTTTCGATGCCTGTATTCGTAAAAATCAATCATGGCTGAGGTAGATGCAGATAGAAGGGGGTAGGACGATTTTAGAGCGAGTTGTGAAAAACGAACGAGCGCAAAGTTGATACTCTTCATCGCAAGCCTGCTTGAGTGCATGTAATTTACTTGATAGGTTTTCTTTAAATCTGCATTGATGTGATTTTTATCTCAATGAGAGATATATGAGCCCATTGAGGCGGTGAGTGTATTAATGCTTAATAATATGCCTTTTAAGATGCAAGCCAGCTTACGTAATAATATAAATATATACCCTGATTAGCCTTTGCTTTTAGCTGAATCAGTGAATCATAAACACAATTTAAAGGAAGTTAAAATAATGAAATTATTCTTTACAGCTATGGCTGCGGCAACACTACTGGTTTCTACATTCAGTCGAGCTGAAGCGGTTACCGGGACTGAGTATCAAGCTGTTGTTGACACCGCATATACCTACTTCAATGGTGCAGCAAAGGGCGATCAGACATTGCTGGCACAAGCGTTTGATTTAGAGTTTGGCCATATCAAAATGATCCGGGTAGACAAAGAAACGCAGCAAGAAACGGTCAGGGTGATTTCACTTAAGGAGTTTGCTGGTTATTTTAAGGAGGCCACAAAGGATAAATGGGAAGCCAATATTTTATCTGTTGATATCGTAGATGATAAAATGGCGATGGTTAAACTGGATTTTCACACCCCGAAAACACACTACATAGACTATTTAGTGATGTATAAACGTCAAAATGCGTGGCGTATTGTGACTAAAACCTTTGTCGCCAAAAGCAAATTGTAGGGCAGTAAGCGTTTTTGAATGACGAATCAGCAAAGAAAACACATTATCCTCAGTGCGATTAAGCGCGCGGAATGTGCAGATATTCATGATGTGCTACGCATTGCCGGAGAAGAAATCGAGTGCCTGGAAGCTGTCCCTTTTGGCTCAAGAAATGAAATCATGCGGATCTGTGAAGATATTGCGGATGGGGTGATAGATGGCAGTGAGTCGATTAAAAGGGTAATGACGTTTTTAAACTCTATACCAGATTAATGCGCTTTTCTCCGCTTCCAGGATGCCGTTGTGCTTCGGAATGACGAGCGCCAGATGAGTTCATCGGAGGCTGCACAGAGTTATACAACATTGGGGGGGCTATGGATTATCTGGCCATATTATTGATACGATTTTATCAACGCTTTCTTTCTCCGTATAAAGGGTTTCGGTGCGCTCATGCCGTTGTGCATCAGGGCACAAGCTGTTCACAGGCTGTATTGGACATTGTAAAAAAGGACGGTGCTTGGCAGGGATACCAGCAGATAAAGTCCCGGATGCATGCTTGTGAACAGGCGTATATCACCCTCCAACAGTCAGATAACCAAGACAAACGGAAAAACAAAGAGAGTCGTTGCGATTGCGGCGACCCATGCGTAGGCTGTGATATCGCCAGTTGCGGCGGGAAGGGAAAAAGCTGCGATGTGTCAGACTTGTCTTGCAATTGCTGGCCTTTCTAAGCGATCGTAAGCGCGACTCAGTTCCAGTATTTCCAGCCGTCCAGGTAGTAGTAGAGCACATGCGGCTGATCCAGGCTGCTGACTTTGCTGTTGGTGTTATGCATATCAGCCGGAAAAGTCATTAGCAGGGGCTCAATGTTTGGATCATAAAAACGTGTGGCAGGTAAAGCTTGATGCTGTATGGGGCACTTCGCTTTACATGCCATCACAAAGCCCCAGTTGCCAAATGAAGGGATGTCAGCGTGATAGGGTGTAACTGAGTGAAAGCCCGCTGCTGCTGCCGTGTTGTGAATAGACCAGAACGCTTCCTTGGCAAAGTAGGGGCTGGTCGCCTGAGTAACCATGATCCCCTGCGTATTCAGTCTGTGTTTTACCAGGGTATAAAACTGTTTGCTATAGAGTCTTGAAAGGCTGATAGTTTTTGGATCAGGTAAATCCACCACAATCAGGTCGTACTTATGGCGGGTGTCTGTCAGATAAACAAAGGCATCCTGATTGAGTACCCGGACTTTAGGGTTCAGTAAAGCATCCTGATTGAGCTTTTTTAGGTGGACATTGCTGCGCGCCAATTCAGCGACGGCCGGATCCAGGTCAACCAGAGTAATGGCTTCTATATGTGGATATTTGAGTAACTCCCTGGCTGCCAGACCGTCTCCCCCGCCTAAGATCAAGACTTGTCGCGTATCCGTTTGCCGCTGCAATGGCAGGTGTATGAGAGATTCATGATAGCGGTACTCATCAATGGCAGAAAACTGTAACCCGCCGTTTAAATACAGCCGTAAGTCGTCTTTATTTTTGGTCATGATCAACTGCTGATAGTGTGATTGCTCGCTATGAACAATACGGTCTTCAAAAACCGTCTCGTTCCAGTGGTGGTTAAGCGCTTTACTGAATAGCATGAGTCCCGCAAGTGTTGATAACACCAGGACCAGAAAGAGCCTTAACAGATGAGCCTGTGTCTTTGGAAACTGATCGTAAAAATACCACAGCAAGGACAAAGCGATAGATAGGTTAATCAGACCAAACAGCAATGAAGTTTTAAACACACCAAGCCAGGGCAAAAGCGCTAATGGAAATACCAAAGTGGCAATGAGCGCGCCCAGATAATCAATAGACAGCACATTGGCAAGGTTGACCTTCAATGTGTAGTGCTTTTCCATTAACCGCGATAGTAGCGGGATCTCAAGACCAACAAAAACACCAATCAGGGCAGTCAGCACAATCGACATACTCTGAAAATGCCAGCCCTGAGCGTAGCAAAAATACAGCAGCGGGACTGAGCTGCCACCAATCAGCGCGAGCATCAGCTCGTAAACGATAAACTGTGCCAGTAATGTGTTGTCATTTACCCATTTAGACAGATATGAGCCCACGCCCATAAAGGCCATATACACGCCAATGGTAATGGAAAACTGCGTGACACTGTCGCCAAGAAAATAAGCACCTGTGGTAGCTATCAGCAGCTCATAGACAATCGAGCACAAGCCTGCAATAAAGATACTAAATAGCAGGATATGACTTTCTCTCAGCACTTATTTACCACCCCGACCACTGCCACCACGGTGATTTGCGCCAGACATACTTTGTTGGCGTATGCTGCGATCAACCGTCATATGTGACTTACCATAGGCATAACTGACGTAATTAATGTCATCGTCATTTTTATACGCCCAGCTGAACAGCAAGGCAAATAGCCCGAGAGAGAAACACCAAGCGTACAAAGGAACACGTGAGGGGCGGGCTTGATCGCCAAATGGATTGTGACCATAGGGCTTTTTGTTATAGGTTGTTTTGCCAGACAGCGGCTTATCTACTTCATAGCGGTTGCCCAGCACTGCAAAGCACAAGAAAGCCACAATGAGTGCGACATATAAGAGCGGTTTTAGTACACTGGCATCTCCCCGCACAGGCACAACACGAAAATAGTAGCGTGTGTTATTCAGCTTTTGATTGTTGCTACTTTGATCAGTCAAATACAGCTGATACTTGCCTTTTTTCGCAAACCGAATTGCAAAGGAGGCTTTAGTTTTACGCTCGGTCCAGTTGCCTTCTGAGTCTCTGCCGGACTCTGACCACAGGTCATCCTGATAACTGAACAGGTAAGTGCCATCAGCCTGATAGACTTCCATATCCATGGCTTTCCAGGAGTTCATTTTCATTGTGCCTTTGAGTTCAAAACGCATCATCTGGCCGTCTTGCGGTACTTCAAAATGATAGGCGATATCTTTGTTTGAGAATTCCGTACTCTTAGCATATGGCACTTTCGCAACAGGCCCTTTTAATATGGTTTGGCCAAAAAGGCACAAAATTACCATCACTAAAGCTAGGAAAAAGGTTTTTATCACACTCATAAACTGTCCTTTTTACAGTGTGTAGAAAATGGTCAGTGCAACTGACACAGCCACGCTACCCTCAATGAGAGAAACCGCAGTGTTGCCTTCTGCGATAGCTTTGTTAACCCTCACGCCAGGCATCAGCACCAAGTCAGTCAGCAAACGTACAACGGGCAGTAATACCAGTGCAATTAATGCGTCGACGAAAAATAAAGTAATGCTCTGTGACCAGCTTTCTAACCCTCCGCGCAGTGCGTGGAATAAGATAATACCAGTGGCAATCTTGGTTGCGGCAAAGCTGAAGGCAGCAGCCATATTGTGCTTTTTCAGCTCATGTTGCAGATCAAAATGCGTCAGCGCATCATACAGTTTACTTGCGATAAGCAGGACTAACTGAGCAAGCAGATAAAACACGATGGCGGAGGTGAAATTGCCCTCTCCCATCAGAGCCCCGGCGACAATAAGGCCTGCACTGATGTAACTGGCAAATTGTGCAACGCCAACCCCTAAATTCTGATGCGTGATGATTTGCTCTTTATTGCAAAACCTGGGAAGTAACAACTTGTCGTTGATCACTCGGGTGATTAGCAATAACCCCAGCCCTGTGAATGCGTAGAGGCTCACATTGATGAGGTCGGTAAGCAGGCCTTTGCTCGGTCCCTGAAGAACCGCCACATACATCATGGTGACTGCGATTAAGAAACCACTGATAGATACTGCCAAAGCCTGGTTCTTGTTTTGTTGAATTTCAGTAAAAGTGTCGTACGAGGTGGTGGCGTTATAGAGAAATTTAGCAATAAATATAACCACCAGAAAAAGCCCGAGATAGCTTAACTCCGCCTGAGGAAAGTCCATGTTTGTTTCCGTATTTTATCCATGAAGATTTGGACGGACGATTTTAACACAGAAAAAAAGCAAGTAAATTTCTTAATATTTTACGATTTAATAGAGAACGTTCCTAATTTGTGTGATGATTAGCGTAGGCCATTTTGTCGGGTGCTACAGCAAAGAGGGCAGTTTTATCACCCTTTCTACAGACAGCGAAGAACGATTAATATTCTTTTACAATAATAAAAAAGGAGAGTTGTCTCAATGGAACTACTTCACTATTTAAACGAGCGCTTTATTACCAAAAGTACCTTGCTCGCACAAACCAGGGCTACGCCACAAATATTACAAGCGCTTCAGGAAAAAGGGTTAATGCCGCAGTGCTCATACCGCATTGTACTGAACATACAGTGTGACTCATTTTTTGGTGAGCACAATGAAGACCAGGCGCTTGAATATTATGCAAAAGGTTATACTGCCTGGTTTGGGTGTGTATCTGCACTCAGTGAGGAAAGCGATGCTTATGCGCTGTTTTCACAGCGCTATAAAAATGCACTAGAACAGTTAAAAAACGCCGGTCATGTATTACACAGCCGGCAATTAAATGACGATCTTGATGCGCATATAGAGCAGGAGTGGCAACATTTCCTCTATGGAACTTATGGATTATGCACTCATTCTGGTTTGCCAGAGGATATTGCCGCCAAGGAGTTAGCAATCCTCGAAATTAATCAGCTCATTGAACAAGAAACACTTCAGCCGACTCAATTAAAACAGCTGGAGAGCGCTGTTAACCTGCTGGACTCAGTCAGTGCTTTATTTGCACCTCATGAAAGGCAAAGAAGCTCACGCCACCGTTTAGTGGATGAAGTGCGTCGTCAATATAACTTGTCAGCACAATAGTTGGATACTGAGAAGCGCTCTATCACGAGTCCAAATTATATCACTTTGGACTTGCAAGTGGATGCTTACCAGGGAGAATCTAAGGGTTATATAGCCATACTAAAGACACGGTTTTATCAACGCATTGTGCTGCATAAAAGGGGAACGGTGTGTTTATGCCGCTGTCCTTGAGGAAAAAGCCACCTGCATGGCGGGTGGCCGCTAAGATTTAGTCTTCTTTATTGTCGGTTCGGTATTTCTCAAACCAGGCCAGGATGTTACCCACTTTACGTGCCAGGTTGGAAGGCTTAGCTGCGATACCGTGATAAGCGCCCTGAATACGTACAAAGGCACTGTCTACGCCTTGCAGTCTTAGTGCACCGTAATACTGCTCACTTTCTGCCATTGGTGTACGGACGTCGAGCTCACCGGTTAGTACCATAGTGGGTGTCTTAACATTACCAACCAAAGAAAGCGGCGAGCGGTTCCAGTATTGCTCGTAGTCATTCCACGGCAGGTCGCTAAACCAGTAACGCGTCATAAAGGTATAAATGTCAGACGCACCGATCATGCTGGTCCAGTTGATAACTGGCTTTGCTACGACCGATGCTTTAAAACGGTCCGTTTTGCCGATGATCCAGGCCGTTAACGTCCCGCCGCCTGAGCCGCCGGTGACAAACAGGTTTTCCTCATCAACATACCCTTTTGCAATGACGCCATCGACCATATCCATCAGGTCGTTGTAATCTTCTGATGGGTAGTTCTTATCAATCTCGTTGGCAAAGTCAGCCCCCATAGACGTTGAGCCTCTTGGGTTGCCATAAACCACGACGTAACCGGCGGCTGCGAACAGCTGCACTTCGGTTGAAAACTCAGGGCCGTATGCCGTGTGCGGACCACCATGAATTTCCAGGATCAGCGGGTATTTTTTCTTCGGATCAAAGTTAGGCGGGGTCACAATCCAGGCTTGCAGGCGTCTGCCATCGACACTGCTTTTCACTTCCATCAGCTCAGGTTTATTCAGTGTTTTATGGTCAAATACATCGCCATTCAGGTCGGTCAGCTGAGTGACTTTCCCACGTTTGGAGACCACCGCTAAGTCGGCAGGGCGTACACCAGTGGACTGAGTGAACACCACCTGTCCGTTGTCGGTCACATCATATTGACCTGATGTGTAAGGGCGACCCAGGCTCATGCCACCCAGAGCATCAGTTTGCGTTTTCATCTTGCCAGACAAAGAGACATATGCGACGTGTTTCTTACCTTCGTTGTCGTAACTGAAATATAAGCCTTTGCTGTTGTCGGCCCACTTTACATTGCCGACGCTGCGATCAAGATCCGGTGTCAGGCGTTTCATGTCTGAACCATCCGGGTTCATCACATACAGCTCTGCTATCTGATTTGATTTACCATTGTCTTCGAAGCCAGTAAATGCCAGCTTTTTGCCATTGGGGCTCATCTTTGGGCTGCCCTCAGGGCCTGACATAGCGGTCAGCTCGGTGACTTTTGAAGTTAAGACATCAATGGCCATTAAATCGCTGTTGAAAACGTCAAACTGGGCATCGTCGTGGGTGTTGGCAGAGACAATGATCTGCTTGCTATCTTTTGTCCAGGCCAGAGCGCCCGCGAAGTCATGTGCACCTGAGGTGATCTGTCTTGGTGACCCGCCAATTGCTGGGACCACATAGACGTGCATATTACCCGGGCGTTTCATTCCGGCGCCATCACGCTGAAACAAAGTTTGGTCGATATACTGAGCATTATCGGCCCACTTGGCACCTTTGGGCTTAAAATCGAGGTTAAACAGGGGTTTGGATTTGCCCGGCGTAAACATGGAGAAAGCCAGCTGTTTACCATCTGGCGAGAAACTCAGCCCGCTGGGTGTCATGTTGACATCGGTGACCCGCGCAGTCAGGCCGGTGGCCAGGTCGCGCATATAAATTTGTACTTTGCCTTCTTTGCTCGACAGGTAGGCCATTTTGGTGCCGTCGGGAGAAAAGACCGGGCTGAAATGGTTTTTAGAATCTGACAGCAAAGGCAAGTGTGTTTTTCCATCCAGTGATACCGTCCAGAGGTTTCTTTTCAGACTGTCTGTCATGATGTCCATACTACGGCGTTCATAAACAACCTGCTTGCCGTTCGGCATAACTACCGGGTTGGCGGCATATTCGATATTGAACAGATCCTGATAGGTGAGCGTGTTGTTGTTTTCAGGCGTGACAGCAAGTGCTGAACCGGACAATGCCAGCGCAATACAAGACGTTAAAATAGAAAGCTTTTTCATTGTTTTATTACTCTACTCGTTGTTGTCGTTGACCGTCCATACGCCTGTGTTAGAAATATAAACCGTCGCTCGATACATCCCCTATTTATGATATGTTGTAACACTTTTTGGAATAGATACGCGGTAAGTGGCAGAATTATCCGACAATTAACTGATACGTAGGATAATTTATGGATAAAAATTTGCTATATCGCATAGTCGCGAGGTATCGTGCAGGCAGTTTGATTTTCTAATTTACTCAGAACTCGTTCATTTCGTGATGTCTCCGTCATGTCTAATATCATGGGTTCATCAACACATAGCTTAAAATCATGAACAAGTCATATCAATATACACTGGCTGGGGTGGCCGCTATTTTGCTGTGGAGCGCTGTCATGGGGTTAGTCCGTGCCGTGACGGAAATGCTGGGCCCCATCGGTGGCGCCGCCTCGATTTATACTGTGGCATCAGTGTTTTTGATAGCAGTGATGGGCGTGCCTAAACTCAGGCTGTATTCGCTACGTTATCTCCTTGTCGGAGGTAGTTTGTTTGTTGCCTATGAGATTTGCCTTGCTTTAGCTCTGGCGATGGCAAACTCGCGCCAGCAGGCTGTAGAGATGCTGGTAATCAATTACTTATGGCCAGCATTGACTGTTCTGATGGCGGTGCTCAGCAGCGGAAAACCATGTAGTAAGTGGGTTTATCCGGGTATTTTGCTGGCTTTCCTCGGCGTTGCCTGGAGTATCACTGGGGAGCAAGGGCTGACCTTGCAACAGATCACCACGAATGTGGCCACCAACCCTGTAACCTATGCAATGGCTTTGGTTGGTGCGTTTTTATGGGCACTTTACTGCATCTTAACAAAACGTATTGGAAATGGCCAAAATGCCATTACCCTATTTTTTATGATGACCGCAGTAAGCTTATGGCTCAAATTTGCGCTGAGTAATGAGCGCATGATGGTGTTTAACGCCGAATCTGCAGGTTTACTGTTGTTGACCGGTATCGCATTAGGAAGTGGATATGCGCTTTGGAACTACGCCATTATAGGGGGCAACATGGTATTGCTGGCTACTTTGTCGTATTTCACGCCAGTGCTTTCAACAGCACTTTCCTCTCTAATACTGGGGTTGGTGTTATCGCAGAGCTTTGTGCAGGGCGTGTTTATGGTTACCACGGGATCTCTATTGTGCTGGTGGGTCACTCGCAAGCAGTTTAATCACTGAAATGGCATGCGTTGCCAGTTATGCGCTGACTGGTATCAGCTGAGTCCAATGGCAGACAGGAACAAATATGAATCATCTCACAGTTTATTTGGTTAATGCTTTTACAGAGCAAGGCAAGGGCGGAAACCCAGCAGGTGTTGTACTAAAGGCCGACGGTCTGACAGACTCTCAAAAGTTGGCCATTGCGCGGTCAGTGGGGTTTTCTGAAACCGCGTTTGTCTCATCAGACAGTGAGGCCGATTTTGCGTTGTCTTTTTTTACGCCAACGGATGAGGTCGACTTTTGTGGACATGCCACTTTAGCAGCGTTTTCTGTGATGTTTGAACAAGGGCTTATCAGCGACGGGGATTACACGCAAAATACCAAAGCGGGCCGGCTTGGCGTAACGGTCGGCGCAAATGGGCGCGTTGTAATGGCGCAAAATCTACCCCAATATATTAAGCGCTTCGACTACGCACCGATCGCCGCACTCCTTGGCTTGGATGTGTCTGTATTTAGTGTAACTCAGTTGCCAGTTGAAGTTATATCAACAGGATTACCGGATATCATTGTACCCATAACAGTAGGGTATCTGGATAAGATTAAAGTGGACCAGCAGGCGCTGAGCGACTTTTCCCGTGAACATGGTGTCATTGGTTTACATGCGTTTGAGCTGAGTGATGCAAGCGGAATATTCACGGCGCGTTGTCGTAACTTTGCGCCTTTGTTTGGTATCCCGGAAGAATCAGCCACAGGCAGTGCCAGTGGGGCATTGGCGTGCTATTTAAATCAATATGTATATCCCGCTCGGTCCAACCATTTTGTGTTTGAACAAGGACGTGCGATGGGATGTACCTCGCGTATCACAGCTGAGCTTGAGTCTGATGAGCAGGGAGTTACACGCCTGCTTGTCGGTGGCATGGCTCAGATCACAGGCCAAAGGGGGCTGTCTATTTAAGTTGATAGGTCATAACTGTGCAGAGCAAAGCCACTCATCGCTATCTCTTTTAACTTTCTGTTAATTTAGGTAGGCTAGCTGGGATTCAATTTTCGGAGGTATTTCGCGATGTTGCGAATTCTAGTAAGTGCTGGCCTGGGACTGGCAGTGACGACCGGTGTGGCCGCCAAAGAGGTGATGACGCCGGAAAAACTTTGGCAGGTAAAACGTGTTAGTGCATTGGGGCTGAATAAAGACAAAACCCACGTCATTTACAAAGTGACCATGCCCAGTGTTGAGATGAACAACTTTGACAGCAAAGTCTATCAGGTGCCGCTCAAAGGCGGAACTCCTCAGCTTCTTGACGCATACCAGGGACTGCTGGCAAACAGCAAAATCTCACCTGATGGCAGCAAAAAATTGTTCCATGAAAAGGTTGAAGTGGAAGCCGTGCTGGCATCTGACAGACACAAGGCGCTGACTCAAGCAAATGCCTATGTATATGATGATCTGAACTACCGTCACTGGGACACCTGGAAAGATGGCAGTTATAAGCATGTGTTTTATCAGGATCTGAAAACAGAAGAAAAAGTCGACATTATGCTGGGGCAACCTTTTGATAGCCCGACTTCTCCATTTGGCGGCGGCAGTGATTACATCTGGGGACCAAAAGGCGAGAACATCTATTATGTGAGCAAAAAGCTCACCGGTGCAGAATATGTTGCCAGCACCAATACCGATATCTATCGCTATAACCTGGCCAGTAAGCAGACGACTAACCTGACACAAAGCAACCCTGGTTATGACAAGTACCCCGCATTTTCGTCAAAAGGGCATCTTGCCTGGTTGCAAATGACCACACCAGGTTACGAAGCTGATAAGAACGACATCATCATCAGAGTTAAAAATCACAACATCAACCTGACTGCGCACTGGGATGGCACGGTAAACAGCTTTAAGTGGAGCGAAGACGGTAAACACATTTATTTTGTGGCACCGACTGACGGCACGATCCAGTTATTCCAGGTTTCTGTGACCACGAATCCAAAAGCCAGACCAGCCATTAAGCAGCTCACCCAAGGCCAGTTCGATGTGAATGGCATTGTGGCGGCACTGGATAAGCAACTGGTGGTAACGCGCAACAGCATGAACAAAGCGAAGGAAATTTACCGCTTTGATCTGAAAAGCCAAAAGCTGAGTGCACTGACCAAGGTCAATGATGCATTTTATGCCAATATGGACCTACCTACCGTTAAAAAGCAGATGGTAAAGACCAAAGATGGTCAGGACATGCTGACCTGGGTTATCTATCCGCCAAACTTTGACGAATCGAAGAAGTACCCGACTTTATTGTATCTACAAGGTGGACCTCAGTCGGCACTTTCACAGTTTTACTCTTTCCGCTGGAACTTCCAGGTAATGGCGTCACAAGGTTATATTGTGGTTGCACCGAACCGTCGTGGTATGCCGGGACATGGGGTTAAGTGGAATGAAGACATCACTCAGGACTGGGGTGGTAAGGTGATGCAGGATTACCTCGACGCCATTGATGAGGTGTCTAAAGCGTCCTATGTTGATAAGACCCGCATCGCAGCAGTCGGTGCGAGTTTTGGTGGTTATTCCGCTTTTTATCTGGCTGGTAATCACGATGGTCGATTCAAATCCTTTATCGCACATTGTGGTATTTTCGACTTGCGCAGCATGTATGGTAGTACAGAAGAAATCTTCTTCGTTGACCATGAGTTTGGTGGTGCATACTGGGAGAAAAACGCCGCTACCGACAAAACTTATGGGGCATTTAATCCAATCAGTTATGTGGATAAATGGGATGCGCCTATGTTTGTTATCCACGGTGGTAAAGATTACCGTGTACCGTTGGAGCAGGGTATTCAGGCATTCCAGGCAGCAAAATTGCGTGGTCTGAAAAGTCGCTTCCTGTACTTCCCTGAAGAGAACCACTGGGTGCTTACTCCGCAAAATGGCATTGTCTGGCAGCGGGAGTTCTTCAAGTGGCTGGATGACACACTTTAACTAATCAATCACGGACCCTGCAATGGGGTCTGTGACGTGAACACTTTAACTGACTGGCCATATCATTTCGGCCAGTCGATTTTCAGATGCGCAACTGTCCTGTCATGGCAATAAATTTGTTTCTTACTTGTTAATTCTCTTCAAATCTGATGGTTTTTATAGGGTTTCGTTTGTTTTTTGTCCGAACAGCAGGGCCTAGGGTATTTTGTTTTATATTTAGGGACGTTTTTGTGATATTTTTTTGAATGTTTTGCATTAAGAAAACACAGTAGTATCACAATCAGGAAAATCTACATGGACTCGACAATAAAAAAAATACTTCTATTCA
The window above is part of the Pseudoalteromonas rubra genome. Proteins encoded here:
- a CDS encoding DUF350 domain-containing protein gives rise to the protein MDFPQAELSYLGLFLVVIFIAKFLYNATTSYDTFTEIQQNKNQALAVSISGFLIAVTMMYVAVLQGPSKGLLTDLINVSLYAFTGLGLLLITRVINDKLLLPRFCNKEQIITHQNLGVGVAQFASYISAGLIVAGALMGEGNFTSAIVFYLLAQLVLLIASKLYDALTHFDLQHELKKHNMAAAFSFAATKIATGIILFHALRGGLESWSQSITLFFVDALIALVLLPVVRLLTDLVLMPGVRVNKAIAEGNTAVSLIEGSVAVSVALTIFYTL
- a CDS encoding nuclear transport factor 2 family protein, with amino-acid sequence MKLFFTAMAAATLLVSTFSRAEAVTGTEYQAVVDTAYTYFNGAAKGDQTLLAQAFDLEFGHIKMIRVDKETQQETVRVISLKEFAGYFKEATKDKWEANILSVDIVDDKMAMVKLDFHTPKTHYIDYLVMYKRQNAWRIVTKTFVAKSKL
- the katG gene encoding catalase/peroxidase HPI gives rise to the protein MTTTMMFKKSALAALVGVAITGLSACASNNDAQQASHSNSEISKPKGAVGSGHVPTGVAKSNQFWWPDQLDLSPLRDHDSRSNPLGENFDYAQAFNQLDIAALKHDMNELLTTSQDWWPADWGNYGPLFIRLAWHSSGTYRTLDGRGGGDGGQMRFDPLNSWPDNGNLDKAKRLLWPLKQKYGEQISWGDLMILAGTVGLENMGFKTYGFAGGRTDDWEPDLVYWGPEVEMLASDREEKDGKLQRPLGATHMGLIYVNPEGPKGKPDPVGSAKNIRVAFGRMAMNDEETVALIAGGHTFGKMHGAHKASKCVGKEPGGAAIEEQGLGWKNKCGKGHSEDTVTSGLEGAWTQAPTRWTTLYLQNLLNFEWQQSRSPGGAIQWIPTDEALHTSVPDAHVKGKFNSPVMTTADLALKYDPEYRKIAERFLANPEEYRLAFAKAWYKLTHRDMGPRTRYLGNTAPDEALIWQDPVPAVDHALINEADAKAIKLDILKTGISVPALIRTAWASAASFRVSDMRGGANGARIMLAPQKDWPVNNPDELSSVLNQLQAVQARFNRAAGGSKQVSMADVIVLAGAAAVEQAAKNAGITVSVPFTPGRTDATQAQTDVGSFTLLEPKADAFRNYFDVNASYRSPTEMLIDKADQLNLTVPEMTVLLGGLRVLGANASGSQHGVFTDKVGTLSNDFFVNLLSMSHQWQKTSQAGLYESIDRSTGEQRFTATSVDLIFGSNSELRAVAEVYAYDNAQQKFAEDFVKAWHKVMQLDRFDLRHQL
- the yidD gene encoding membrane protein insertion efficiency factor YidD — translated: MDYLAILLIRFYQRFLSPYKGFRCAHAVVHQGTSCSQAVLDIVKKDGAWQGYQQIKSRMHACEQAYITLQQSDNQDKRKNKESRCDCGDPCVGCDIASCGGKGKSCDVSDLSCNCWPF
- a CDS encoding polyamine aminopropyltransferase codes for the protein MLRESHILLFSIFIAGLCSIVYELLIATTGAYFLGDSVTQFSITIGVYMAFMGVGSYLSKWVNDNTLLAQFIVYELMLALIGGSSVPLLYFCYAQGWHFQSMSIVLTALIGVFVGLEIPLLSRLMEKHYTLKVNLANVLSIDYLGALIATLVFPLALLPWLGVFKTSLLFGLINLSIALSLLWYFYDQFPKTQAHLLRLFLVLVLSTLAGLMLFSKALNHHWNETVFEDRIVHSEQSHYQQLIMTKNKDDLRLYLNGGLQFSAIDEYRYHESLIHLPLQRQTDTRQVLILGGGDGLAARELLKYPHIEAITLVDLDPAVAELARSNVHLKKLNQDALLNPKVRVLNQDAFVYLTDTRHKYDLIVVDLPDPKTISLSRLYSKQFYTLVKHRLNTQGIMVTQATSPYFAKEAFWSIHNTAAAAGFHSVTPYHADIPSFGNWGFVMACKAKCPIQHQALPATRFYDPNIEPLLMTFPADMHNTNSKVSSLDQPHVLYYYLDGWKYWN